The sequence CGGCTTACCATTGAACATCTTCATGAATCCCTCTTCTCTAGTAATCCTCACCAATCCGTCCAAAGCGTGTTTGTAGTTTCTGCGCTGTTCTAGGGGAAGCTGGAAcacttattattttttaaacgttaATTGTTTGAGATTCACCTTAGAATCGTTCTGCATTCTAACGTTAACCAAATCTCCAGGTGTTCCAACCATTCCACCGCATGCTCCAGCAAAACCGGCGAGAAGCGCCTTTTGGTAGAAGGGCAATGGTTGATctggaaaatgatttttttttcttaaatattgATTCTGTGATCAAAACATTGAAAGGGCACAATATCCAACCTTGGGGGAGTTGCTTCTTTACAGTTTCATAAATTCCAAATCTAGTAGTCGAATAAGTGAGCTGACGGAGAACCGATGCAGATACTCCGTTGTAGAACGCAAGGATTCCGTCGTTCTTGTAGATTTTAAGTGAAAGTTGGCCAATCGTCAGTTTTCCTTGTTGCTGAGTTTGAAgttgaacctgaaaattttggatttttgcgAAAGTGAGTCATGTGTTTAAAACCTTCAAGAGATCAAGGGGGTGAGTGCAGCAAGCGGCCATGGCTCCAGCCACTCCTCCAAAATACCATCGTCCAAGTCGTTTGGTTTTGTCTTCGGCCATTATAAAACCTGTTTTGTAagttattaatattattatattaattaaaattttaaaaaagcaatgAATATATAAAATGTGAATCGAACAcatgcaaatttcaaaaaaaaaaacaaatgtttttaaaaaattgaaaataatttataaaccAGTAAACAGGGGAAGAAAAAGAGATGTCAATGAATTTTAATGCTTCGATGATGGcgaaatcaacaattaaagctaaacaaaaaaaatcgagtatCTAATAAGAAGTGGTTAGGTGTCTATTCATTCCGACGATGTGCCGAAAAGAAGTAGctatacatttttctgaaaaacaccaGCACAACCATTGTGGAGATCAAGGCGATCTCGTCGATCCCGGCTGTAAGACGGTGGCACTGTTTCAGATACTTTCCAAGAGGACCGTTAACGAATTCACTTTTCCTTTTGTTAATGATTTTGTGCTCGGTGAGATAGTTGAGAAGAGCGTCATTTCCTTTGTTAAAGGTCGGCATGTACTCTTCTTGGAAGCTGCGGGTCCAccagtttctaaaaaaatagttttggagTTATATAAGTTCAAATAAAACACAAACTTGTCTCCGATATCAGTGAAGTGGTACATGTAGAGCTTGGCACGCGCAAATCTCATCGGCTCTGatcgatttttgaatggaTAATCTTCAATCAAATTTACAACTTCCGTTGTGTTCTGCATAAGATGATAGACAAGTGACAGAAAGAACGGATTTTGCTGATATGTTCCTTCGGCAGCATAGTACATTTGCATATCAAGACGCGGATGGTGAGGAGAAATAAATCTTGGACGCTTTGACACCTTCCCTGGTTTCGAGGTGAACTCGATTTCTCTCCAAGGTCCTTCAATATGATGAGATCCTTCAATCACAATTTCTGGTCTTCCGTGTGTTCCGGTCATTctggagttttcaaaaattaattaatttcaaaaaagtgaaatctcACTGTCTGTAGGATCCATAAGAGTTTGCTACGCTCCAGCTATTCACAGTCTTGTACATGGTCATCACAACTGGCGGCTCGTATGTTCGCTGAGCAAGTTTCTCGTCCATTCTTAGCAATGGAATATTTCCATAGACACCGAGAAAAAGGACGGAGCACAAGACAAATGCCAAGTGCACCCATTTCTTCATTCTACCATTTTGACTCGAaccaactctgaaaaaaaaattaagatgtCAAAGGCAGCGTAGCGCCAGTGCGTAAATTGTTAGAAACCTTATGATGCGAAATGATGCGAAATGATGCGAAAAtgtccaaatatcataataatttttttcaaaatgtatttttaaatttgttttatctAATTATATTTCAACTGTGAATGTTCAAACATTGCAGGGATTCAAATATGCGACAGTGCTATTGAAAAACCATAAGTTCATGAgacataaaaataataatttggaGTTTCACTATGACATCCGAtgattttcgcattttcaatttggtcattttggtcATCTTGGCATTGCTTCCCCATTGGGGCTACCCCACCTATAGGCTAAAACTTACTTTAACATCGAATAACAATTGACgattgtaaaaattattgcCATAGTTGCAACAATGACATCAATATAGTATATCATGAATTTACGGAAAGATTCGTGCGTgagagctgaaaaaaaaattatcataaaAATCAGTCCACaaacttagaaaaaaagtttcaaaactcacTGAGTGCAAAGCTGGGCAAACGATCgtcttcaaacaaaattttgtacgGCAACCGATAGACAACCTCAAATCCGATTTTCGCGAAAACTATCGCGGCAAGGAATGAAGCACCAATTGGAACTCTGGGTGTTTGCAACAAGCTGACCATCAATACAAGAATATTGTAATTGAAGAAACCATTGTTGCCGGTGAAAAGTGTGAGTGTCGTGAGAAGAACCTGAACTTTGTGGTTAAATTGTATCATTGTCATCATCACTCACCTGACAGAAGAAAACAAAGTACCGAACGTGGATCAATGGGATCAAGAAGAGTGGCGGAAgaagaatttcaataaaattcatttGCAACGTTGCCAACTGTTTGAAGAATTGCGGGAAATAATGAGCATACCATGCAAACGGAGTCGGCAGTGGTTGGGATTCAAAGTGATAGTTTAGAGCTGAAATGTAAAAAACAAGGTTTGATAAAACTGTCTgagaaaattagagtttttcttgtaaattaCCTGTAAGATTCCACCATGTAGGGCATTTGCTCAACAACTTTGTTGCTCCATTCATAAACACAACACGAAGTAGAAGAGAGACTATTCCAAATAGAGCAATCTGTAATATAAATTTCtaatgagtttttgaaaaaaatcaactttttaaaggcgGAGCTCATAAAATCATGATTTTATGGCCTAAAAAACTGAACTCCTTAATGAAACTCCTCAaaccaggaaaaaaatttatgacgatagaaagtttcggaaaaaaacagtCAAAGTTTAGCGCTAAATTCTCACGTTTCTAAAACCTTTGAGTAAAGCATCggccgaaaatcaaattttcagctcgtcTGGCACATTGTTGACGTTAATTTCACGTTTTTCGTTATTTAGAGACACTTTCAGCACTATGCCAGTTTAGTCATTTTTAGGAGTCTGATGAAAATGTATCTGACCAATTTTAAAACGCTGAATAAACAACCAAAGTAAACAAATTAGGGAAGtaaagattaaaaatcaatttccagtTAGTGCGATTGAATAAGAGCTAtgctaagtttt comes from Caenorhabditis elegans chromosome X and encodes:
- the slc-25A10 gene encoding Mitochondrial dicarboxylate carrier (Confirmed by transcript evidence), producing MAEDKTKRLGRWYFGGVAGAMAACCTHPLDLLKVQLQTQQQGKLTIGQLSLKIYKNDGILAFYNGVSASVLRQLTYSTTRFGIYETVKKQLPQDQPLPFYQKALLAGFAGACGGMVGTPGDLVNVRMQNDSKLPLEQRRNYKHALDGLVRITREEGFMKMFNGATMATSRAILMTIGQLSFYDQIKQTLISSGVAEDNLQTHFASSISAASVATVMTQPLDVMKTRMMNAAPGEFKGILDCFMFTAKLGPMGFFKGFIPAWARLAPHTVLTFIFFEQLRLKFGYAPPVKA
- the K11G12.6 gene encoding Lipase maturation factor (Confirmed by transcript evidence), with the protein product MYYQWDALLLESTVYVAILAWFDNGPADSIALFGIVSLLLRVVFMNGATKLLSKCPTWWNLTALNYHFESQPLPTPFAWYAHYFPQFFKQLATLQMNFIEILLPPLFLIPLIHVRYFVFFCQVLLTTLTLFTGNNGFFNYNILVLMVSLLQTPRVPIGASFLAAIVFAKIGFEVVYRLPYKILFEDDRLPSFALTLTHESFRKFMIYYIDVIVATMAIIFTIVNCYSMLKVGSSQNGRMKKWVHLAFVLCSVLFLGVYGNIPLLRMDEKLAQRTYEPPVVMTMYKTVNSWSVANSYGSYRQMTGTHGRPEIVIEGSHHIEGPWREIEFTSKPGKVSKRPRFISPHHPRLDMQMYYAAEGTYQQNPFFLSLVYHLMQNTTEVVNLIEDYPFKNRSEPMRFARAKLYMYHFTDIGDKNWWTRSFQEEYMPTFNKGNDALLNYLTEHKIINKRKSEFVNGPLGKYLKQCHRLTAGIDEIALISTMVVLVFFRKMYSYFFSAHRRNE
- the K11G12.6 gene encoding Lipase maturation factor (Confirmed by transcript evidence), yielding MPPLGTKRIKKCILYGQLIVLFTAFSSIYPQIHGLFGERGLVPVAPMLECEEESIFQCRLPLLRSVCQILHLSPSVGLQAFCLVGLFLSAFAIYKPRCQNIITYLILYLLYRTIYEAGGVFMYYQWDALLLESTVYVAILAWFDNGPADSIALFGIVSLLLRVVFMNGATKLLSKCPTWWNLTALNYHFESQPLPTPFAWYAHYFPQFFKQLATLQMNFIEILLPPLFLIPLIHVRYFVFFCQVLLTTLTLFTGNNGFFNYNILVLMVSLLQTPRVPIGASFLAAIVFAKIGFEVVYRLPYKILFEDDRLPSFALTLTHESFRKFMIYYIDVIVATMAIIFTIVNCYSMLKVGSSQNGRMKKWVHLAFVLCSVLFLGVYGNIPLLRMDEKLAQRTYEPPVVMTMYKTVNSWSVANSYGSYRQMTGTHGRPEIVIEGSHHIEGPWREIEFTSKPGKVSKRPRFISPHHPRLDMQMYYAAEGTYQQNPFFLSLVYHLMQNTTEVVNLIEDYPFKNRSEPMRFARAKLYMYHFTDIGDKNWWTRSFQEEYMPTFNKGNDALLNYLTEHKIINKRKSEFVNGPLGKYLKQCHRLTAGIDEIALISTMVVLVFFRKMYSYFFSAHRRNE